In one Cloacibacillus porcorum genomic region, the following are encoded:
- a CDS encoding HD family phosphohydrolase encodes MTDGEQKNRLKDNLKAVFGKFSFRRENRQYIIFRAILLCVATLLVSVNWYMFDRRENYQIGIPSERTYFALTSARYEDRAATLELRQRAASRIIDVMVQDEKIAFEVSRRLELLEKGELKQLFNAPLLSIYNRQSAASQREIVEAALDIGRKVRDESTDREQQTTLIWKYLKETKLSQSERNVAFQMLDVLLNPSLQSDGEMVQKLREDVAAQIPSVIKEIRPGSVLVQKGQVVTPSLAKLLASQGYPDATFPWKHLIFILGAITIWSFWPVWIASGLREKLSMREWIYIAVVLSVVWTLEVVFARFGGYSMAVLGLTGWLCLTLPVSLSFHIIFGGGVISVIIAFGTNPGIVCLGCILAAFSAGIGRILFIDPPNHRITIWRNLFFLGLCLGAASICIHWGLGLYFDYNLALGAVLFSAIWGTIVVALLPLWENVFDVLSPLRLLELSHPSQPLIKRLQMEAPGTYNHVLMVGTLAEAAADKLHMNGLLVKAGAYYHDIGKLKNPQYFVENQRHGKNIHDSLPPTLSGQLLISHVKEGLDIAAQTNLPKSLRRFISEHHGTTSQRYFYEKAKALGENVTEAQFRYPGPRPQSRETALVMLADSVEAAVKARNKPFENNRELSDFINQVIRSKIESNQLNDVDFTMKEMSLITEAFMEVFQATYHSREVKNINEIIKEAKLKGGEHKEIPAGTIETAVVPVADTGETEKKEEDEKDENHDTLR; translated from the coding sequence ATGACAGACGGAGAGCAGAAAAACAGGCTGAAAGATAATTTAAAGGCCGTATTCGGCAAATTTTCATTCAGGCGCGAAAACAGGCAGTACATCATTTTTCGGGCTATCCTCCTCTGTGTCGCGACGCTGCTTGTAAGCGTCAACTGGTACATGTTTGACCGGAGGGAGAACTACCAGATCGGTATCCCCTCCGAAAGGACATACTTCGCACTCACCTCCGCGCGCTACGAGGACCGGGCGGCGACGCTCGAACTGCGCCAGCGCGCGGCATCCCGTATCATCGACGTCATGGTGCAGGATGAAAAAATCGCCTTTGAGGTCTCGCGGCGTCTTGAACTGCTGGAAAAGGGCGAACTCAAACAGCTCTTCAACGCGCCGCTGCTCAGTATATATAACAGGCAGAGCGCCGCTTCGCAGAGGGAGATCGTCGAGGCCGCCCTCGATATCGGGCGGAAAGTCCGCGACGAATCGACGGATCGTGAGCAGCAGACTACCCTTATCTGGAAATACCTCAAGGAGACGAAGCTCTCGCAGTCCGAACGCAACGTCGCCTTTCAGATGCTTGACGTTCTGCTCAACCCCTCGCTGCAGTCCGACGGAGAGATGGTCCAAAAGCTGCGCGAAGATGTCGCCGCGCAGATACCCTCCGTCATAAAGGAGATACGTCCCGGCTCCGTGCTGGTACAGAAGGGGCAGGTCGTCACCCCCTCGCTGGCGAAGCTGCTCGCCTCGCAGGGCTATCCCGACGCCACCTTCCCTTGGAAACACCTTATCTTTATCCTCGGCGCGATCACCATCTGGAGCTTCTGGCCGGTGTGGATCGCCAGCGGTCTGCGTGAAAAACTTTCAATGCGCGAATGGATATACATCGCCGTCGTGCTCTCCGTCGTCTGGACCCTCGAGGTCGTCTTTGCCCGCTTCGGCGGCTACTCGATGGCGGTACTCGGCCTTACCGGCTGGCTCTGCCTTACACTGCCGGTATCGCTTTCATTCCATATCATCTTCGGCGGCGGAGTGATCAGCGTCATCATCGCCTTTGGCACCAATCCCGGCATCGTATGTCTCGGCTGTATCCTCGCGGCCTTCTCCGCGGGCATCGGCCGCATCCTCTTTATAGACCCGCCGAACCACCGCATCACTATCTGGCGCAATCTCTTTTTCCTCGGGCTCTGCCTCGGGGCCGCCTCGATCTGTATTCACTGGGGGCTCGGCCTCTACTTCGACTATAACCTCGCCCTCGGCGCGGTGCTCTTCAGCGCGATCTGGGGGACGATCGTCGTCGCGCTGCTGCCGCTGTGGGAGAACGTCTTCGACGTCCTCTCGCCGCTGCGGCTGCTTGAGCTGAGCCATCCCTCGCAGCCGCTCATCAAGAGGCTGCAGATGGAGGCCCCCGGAACCTACAACCACGTCCTTATGGTCGGTACGCTTGCCGAGGCGGCGGCCGACAAGCTGCATATGAACGGGCTCCTTGTAAAGGCGGGCGCCTACTATCATGACATCGGCAAGCTCAAGAACCCGCAGTATTTTGTTGAAAACCAGCGCCACGGCAAGAACATCCACGACAGCCTGCCGCCGACGCTCTCTGGGCAGCTGCTGATATCGCATGTGAAGGAGGGGCTCGACATCGCCGCGCAGACCAACCTGCCAAAGTCCCTGCGCCGCTTCATCAGCGAACATCACGGCACCACCTCGCAGAGGTATTTCTACGAAAAGGCGAAGGCGCTCGGCGAGAATGTCACCGAGGCCCAGTTCCGCTATCCGGGGCCGCGGCCGCAGTCGCGCGAGACGGCGCTCGTAATGCTTGCCGATTCCGTGGAGGCCGCGGTCAAGGCGCGCAACAAGCCTTTTGAGAATAACAGGGAGCTTTCAGACTTCATAAATCAGGTCATTCGCAGTAAGATCGAGAGCAATCAGCTCAACGACGTTGACTTTACGATGAAGGAGATGTCGCTGATCACGGAGGCCTTTATGGAGGTCTTCCAGGCGACCTATCATTCCCGCGAGGTAAAGAATATCAACGAGATAATCAAAGAGGCCAAGCTCAAGGGCGGAGAACATAAAGAGATACCCGCCGGCACGATCGAAACCGCCGTCGTTCCTGTCGCCGATACCGGCGAGACAGAGAAAAAAGAGGAGGATGAAAAGGATGAAAACCACGATACACTGCGGTGA
- the cdd gene encoding cytidine deaminase, producing MMAENPLLEKAAVKKLLAEAARARAAAYAPYSGFCVGAALLFENGLTVSGCNVENASYSLSICAERNAMTTALTKGLRLPLAVAVAGPEGVFCPPCGACRQFLAEFNPDMAVVLKDADEPVIYTLRELLPLSFSLEENR from the coding sequence ATGATGGCGGAGAATCCGCTGCTTGAGAAAGCGGCGGTGAAGAAACTTCTCGCCGAGGCCGCCCGGGCCCGGGCGGCAGCCTACGCCCCCTATTCGGGCTTCTGCGTAGGCGCGGCGCTGCTCTTCGAAAACGGCCTCACCGTTTCCGGCTGCAACGTGGAGAACGCCAGCTACAGCCTCTCTATCTGCGCGGAACGCAACGCGATGACGACCGCCCTCACTAAGGGGCTGCGTCTGCCGCTTGCCGTCGCCGTGGCCGGCCCCGAGGGTGTTTTCTGCCCGCCGTGCGGCGCCTGCCGCCAGTTTCTCGCCGAATTCAATCCCGATATGGCCGTAGTGCTGAAGGATGCCGACGAACCTGTGATCTATACATTAAGAGAGCTGCTGCCGCTTTCGTTTTCTTTGGAGGAAAATCGCTGA
- the ybeY gene encoding rRNA maturation RNase YbeY codes for MKTTIHCGEIFNESNSSMCCGERIKKLEKILSAYLEKTNILPEAAAECEISLTFADVDQIAGINEEYREVAGPTDVLSFPMWENEDGGFEPPEDWERLTLGDIIVCPEIVAKNAADNGKTAECETVLVICHGFLHLIGFDHADNAERERMWQIQDSLVSEFFAEG; via the coding sequence ATGAAAACCACGATACACTGCGGTGAGATATTCAACGAGAGCAACAGCTCCATGTGCTGCGGCGAAAGGATAAAGAAGCTGGAGAAGATACTGTCCGCCTATCTTGAAAAAACTAATATCCTCCCCGAGGCGGCCGCGGAGTGCGAGATATCTCTTACCTTCGCGGATGTGGATCAGATCGCCGGGATCAATGAAGAATACCGGGAAGTTGCCGGTCCTACGGACGTGCTTTCCTTTCCGATGTGGGAAAATGAGGACGGTGGGTTCGAGCCGCCGGAAGATTGGGAGCGGCTTACGCTGGGCGACATCATCGTCTGTCCCGAGATCGTCGCGAAGAACGCCGCCGATAACGGCAAGACCGCAGAGTGCGAGACGGTGCTCGTCATCTGTCACGGCTTCCTCCACCTCATTGGCTTTGACCATGCCGACAACGCGGAGCGCGAGCGTATGTGGCAGATCCAGGATTCTCTGGTCTCTGAATTTTTTGCGGAGGGCTAG